CTTATCAAATacaattgtatttgtttgaattcCAAGTTTCAGTGTTTTCTTTTATCTAGGGAAAGGCTCCTGCATTAGGAGTCCTCCCCATTTTTTGTCTGATTACTAATGGGGCTAGAAGTTGCATTTTAGGTTAGGAGAAGCTCATAGTTGACAATATAATGTGTAGcgtgagtgcttctgccttatTATAGTGTTTGTGCACATCAAGTTCGTTATCTTCTCCACTACAGGCGCACAGGCCTCCATTTGATTAAGTTCCTATTATTAAGGTACAATTGTAAACATATCTTGGCTCCAATTTCAGGTGGTTCACTGTTCCTCTTTGATCGCAAAGTGCTCAGGTACTTCAGAAAAGATGGCCATAACtggaggaagaaaaaagatgggAAAACTGTGAAAGAAGCTCATGAGAGGCTCAAGGTAAGCATATTAGGGTATTTGAATCAGGCATCTTTGAGCCATTGCCTTTGTCTTCTAGCTGATGTATTTTACTCCGCTGCAGAGGCATTGTTTATATTTaagatttatgtgttttttcaaatcatagtAACCGAAAAACGTGTAAGCATATTAGGGTATTGGAATCAGGCATCTTTGAGCCAAAGCCTTTGTATTCTAGCTATTGTATTTTACCCCGCTGAGGCATTGCTTATATTTAAGATTTATGTGCTCTTTCAAATCATagtaactgaaaaaaaaaagtgtatgtTCTTTCAGTCTGGAAGCGTTGATGTGCTGCATTGCTATTATGCACATGGAGAAGATAACGAAAATTTTCAAAGACGCAGCTATTGGTTGCTTGAAGAGTGAGTCCTTGaatcttttcatttttgatCTTCCAGTATCTTGGATCTAAATACTTGCATTTCAAACTATTCGTCCGGCATCATACATACCATGGTTTATAAAGTGGCATAACTAGCAATATTTAAGAAGATTGGATTGGTTCTAACCTGTTGATATATGTGTATTTCACATTGAATTAAtagctttcattttattttattttatgaaagtcTGATTTTGTGATTATTTCACGTTCTACTTTTGGGTTTCAATTAATTAAGAGGCATAAAAACCAAGGCTTCAAGCTTTTTGTGTAACTGAGGAAATTATTGACCTACATGAGTTCCATGGTAATGAATTCCTTCAACTGTCTTTTTTTGGcctgtttttcaaaaattataggTTTGGTCACAACCTTTCTGAAAAACCTTGGATTATGTCTGTTAGCACACATATACAGCACAATTATTGCTTTGACgcttaaaatctttttatgtgTGTTCCATTTCATGTGAAGTGTTAAATTAGCTAAAGAAACCGGCAGTTTTGGCCATCACCTGCTCCTCGTTGTTGATATTGTTGGTttaaaatgccttcttgaaatAACAGCTGGTTTCTTTCTTCTATATTCCATTTTTTAGACAGATGACCATCTTCTGTTTCTTACGTAGCTGTCCTCTACTGCAGGGAACTTTCACACATTGTACTTGTCCACTATCGGGAAGTAAAGGTGACATTTTATACACCGCTCCTATCTTTTATGCTCCTTTTAGCTATCTTAGTCTGTCACTCTGTGTTCCAAAAAGTTCTGCTTTGTTGGATAACTTGAAAGACAAGTCTACTTTTTGCTGCCTTTATTCtttctcaaatatttatttGGCTGTGCTGAGAACAATAGAATCCAATAgctttttttcttccatgggTTAGTCTCTGTATTTTCCAAATAATAATTTCACTATACCAGTACTTGGAACCCCTCCCACACcaggcaaaaaaaagaaaaaaggattgaaaacattaagggaaaaaggaaacaaatctGTCTCCAAAATTTTGAATGTGGAGATGTATTAAATAATAGTGCACGTGTTGTCCACACCTCCGAGGCTCCAACATATGAAAATTTTTAAGTTAGGAATAGGAATCTAATGATGAGTGGTGCACATGAATGGGCTGTGATGGGATTTGATCCTTTTGGTGAAAATGATGCCTTGATCATTGGATTGTGACTGTCATTTGATTAAATTGGTATGCTGtgatttttttgtcatattgTAGAATTTAACAATGCATGGATGTCTTTTGTCAACACAATGAAAATAGAAGTTATTTATCTGAGGATTGAATCCATCATGTATCTTTGGTGCAAAAGCTATTAGATGAATGCTGCACATGCAATAAATCCATGTTAGGTGTGTTTGAAGTGCGGTTGAACCTCacttttgaaagattttgaattttttttgctttaaattaatgtttttttggtgtttttagattgttttgatgtgctgatgtcaaaaatgaattttaaaaagaaaaaaaaaatattattttaatgcatttccaagcgaaaagcattttgaaaaacaatctctGCCATGCTTCTAAATAGGCCCTTAGACTAGAGCCGTAAAACAGTTGTGAAAAGAGATGATTTGTGTGTGTATTTGTGAACCAGAATCAGTGGCAGTAATTGGATAAgatcaacaaaaaattatcgtgtattttttatacaatgaAAATGATGACACGTGTAACACTTCCGCACACTTCCGCAGGTGGAATCTAAACCTGAAATTTATCTACTTTTGCCTTGTATGAATGCAACTAGATATGTGTTTTAGACTTTAGAGCAGGATTATAAAAGGAACTTATTTAATAAGATACCTTCAGCATGGGATTGAAGTTTTTGTCTCAAATGGATTAAAATACTGTTGAATTTCAGGCTGAAAATTGCGTATGAGAATCTATCTGCACCTCTGTTCCGACAGGAGAATCTATGTGCGCTTATTTCTTGTCTTTGCTGCTTAAAATCACGATTCAGTTATTGTATTCAtgttatttagttttttgttacTCTAACCTAAGATGGCTATCATGAATGGAGTATCTCTTATTCTAGAAGAGGAAAATGGTTGACATTAAAGTTTCTTCATTCACTCGTGTGTATCATCTATCAACTCAGCAATCTTGATATTGGGTTTGAGCTGCTTTAACTTTCATATGTCGGCAGGGAACCAGGACAAATTTTAACCGCATTAAAGAGCATGAAGAATGTATTCCTTACTCTCAAGAAACTGAAGACACAATGCCCGGTTCAGAGATGGACACTTCTGTTTCTTCCAGTTTCCACCCTAATGGTTACCAGGTGCCTTCAAGAACTACAGATACGACAAGCATGAATAGCGCTCAGGCATCAGAATATGAGGATGCTGAATCAGGTgccttttttattcattttttgtgCATCAGTTTCTATTGACAAGAATTTGTGTCAGTTTCATTAGAAGATGTAGTATAGCTTTCTGTATGATGAATGCTTTGGATTTTTCATATTCTTACATGTGGAGATGGTGTTTATTGCAGTATATAATAACCAAGCCAGTTCCAGATTTCATTCTTTTCTTGAGGTGCAAAAGCCTGCAATGGAGAGAATTGATACAGGCTCATCTGTTCATTATGATCACATgacattttcaagtaaattgGTTCTGATGTTTTGATCTTTCTAGAGTAAATGTCCCAAAAGTTTTTACCCTATACACAAGAACTTACACAATAATCCCTGTTACTTTAAATAGGCAATTATCAAGGCAAATTGTCAGCGGTTCCTGGGATGGACTTCATCTCACTTGCCCAAGTGGATAAAACTAAAGAAACTAATGGTACTGAATCAGCATGTGAGCCTCAAAAAGTCACTGACTTGCCGTCGTGGGAGGATGTATTAGAAAATTGTGCTAGTGGAATTGAATCTGTGCCTTTCCAGACACTTTTGTCACAAGATGATACGGTAGGAATCATCCCTAAACAAGAAGATGGAATACTGGAGAAGCTTTTAACCAATAGCTTTGATAAAAGGGAGGATATTGGGAGTCATATACTTGATCAGGAAGCATGGCAGGTACTATGTGATCCTTTCTGTATGTTTTTTGCATCACATGCTTAATTCAGAATAAAGGGTAGTTTGTGAATGCCAAACTCTTCTTTGCAATAGTTTTCAAGGATGGAAGGATGGCGGTGACTTTGTTTTTGGTTCATATGCATCATGAGTGAAATTGATGAGTGGTTATATAGGTCTCATTCCCATAATTGCTTCTCATGCAATCGATTATAATATATACATGAACATTAGATATCTATAATGCATGTATTATCATAAAACGGTGTGGCTGGGATAAGAATGTTAGGATTGATGAATTGTAACAGAAGACAAGACTTGTGTAGGATGAGTCATATGAGTACATCTGTGGGAAGGTTGAGGATACATAAATGAAGATAACTTGAGAGATGGTGGTTTCTTTTGGCCATTTCTAACTTCAACCTGTTGATACACTAGGGAGAAAAAGTAACACACTGAAGTATTAGGAGAAATCAGGGGAGACTGATCAGAAATGGTGTGGAGTGAATTGACAAAGGGTGATCCAGTTTCACAATAGTTTATAGAAATTTTATCCCATAATACAACTGAATGAAGGAGGCAGATTCATCATTCATGTAGTCAATCTCAACTAATTTGGGATTCATGCTTAGTTGAGTCGAGTTGTGAATTACTGTCTACTATATCAAATTCATTACATTTTCAAATTACTGCAAATGTCTCATTATATGTTAATTATAgatttgttatcttttcttcttctgattCACTTATCTGTTTTGGGCCTTAACTTGCCTTCTAAACAGTCTATGGAGGGTGTTTCTTCACATCTATTAAAGTGGTCCATGGATGAAAAGTTACTTCTGGACTCAGGATACGATCTCACTGCTAGGTTTCCTGATCAACAACTTGATAGTGGCAACTTAATCAATACTCTTGAGCCTTTCTGTACACAGGAAAACGATCTCCATTTCCAAAATGACATTCAAATAAAGCCTGCAAATGCAGATCATGGTATGACCCTAGAGGGAAAATCAATGCACTCTTCTTTGGTGAAACATCATATATTGGATGGTTCAGGGACAGAAGGTTTGAAGAAGCTTGATAGTTTCACCCGATGGATGAGTAAAGAACTTGGAGATGTAGAGCCACAGGTGCAGTCCAGTTCTGGGTCCTATTGGATTACTGCAGAAAGTGAAAATGGGGTTGATGACTCCAGCAATCCTTCTCAAGGAAACCTGGATGCATATTTGCTTTCTCCCTCTGTCTCCCAGGACCAACTCTTTAGCATTATTGATTTCTCACCCAACTGGGCATATGCAGACACAGAGATCAAGGTACTATACAAATATTAGTATTTCTTGTGTGCTAGATTGTGCAGTAACATCGAAGTTATTGAATGTGTCAGCTTTTCCTTCTAGACTGGATTGAGGTTTCTGAGCTGAGCTACCACTCCTTGCTGGGGTATATCATATAATGCttcattttgatattataatgttcttttctcatttattcTACATATATTCAGGTCCTAATCATGGGAAGATTCTTGAAGGGTCGAGAAGCAGCAGAAAACTGCCAATGGTCAATTATGTTTGGAGAAGTTGAAGTTCCCGCAGAGGTTATAGCTGATGGTGTTCTTCGTTGCAATACTCCCTTGCATAAGGCTGGCAGGATTCCTTTTTATGTTACATGTTCAAATAGGGTAGCTTGTAGTGAGGTGCGTGAATTTGAATACCTCAGCCACACCCAAGATATTACCTATAACTATAGTGACAGTGTTACTGAAGATCTTAATATGCGATTTGGAAAACTACTGTCCCTGAGCTCTGTCTCCCCTTCAAAATATGACTCCAGCAGTGTGGATGAGATTTTGAGCAGTAAAATCAACTCATTGCTGAATGAGGACAATGAAACATGGGACCAAATGTTTAAGCTTACTTCAGAGGAGGGGTTTTCCTCAGAAAAAGTAAAGGAACAGCTTGTTCAAAAGCTACTCAAAGAACAATTACATGTATGGCTTTTGCAGAAGGCATCTGAAGGTGGAAAAGGCCCTAGCGTATTAGATGAGGGTGGCCAAGGGGTGCTACATTTTGCAGCCGCCCTTGGCTATGATTGGGCCCTGGAACCTACTATAGTTGCTGGTGTAAGTGTCAATTTTCGCGATGTTAATGGATGGACTGCACTTCATTGGGCAGCATCTTATGGCAGGTGAGagatgtgttttcttttatttgcttttttttcttaatttttatggaGCAAACCTTGCTTCTAGTATAGTAGTATCTCCTTTCTTGTCTTCCTTTCAGTTCACAGCACTTCATATTGCAAGCTGAGGATTAGCATGGAGTATGATACTATGATAGTTTATTGGACACGGgagtttttgataaatttaccAGAATAAAACCAAATAGGCTACTGAAAAATGTTAACTAGGGTGCAAGCTGCTGTCATTTAGAAACTGGGCGGCTAATCTCATAGAATAGAGGGGAATTTTATTAGTGATGTTGGGATATCATCAAATACCATGTTGCAAATGATAGCATGCTAAGTTTGTAATCTGTTTTATCTTATCAATTATATAGAAGTGGCATCAAATCGAGCTTTAATCCTAGCTGGGATCAAATTACATCAGCAATTTGTGGCTCTTATAATTTCATActagtttcttttttcaaaacactTATTAAATTTGTacacttttcttgtattttgGCTCGAATATCAGAGAGCGAACAGTTGCTTCCCTCATCCATCTAGGTGCCGCTCCTGGAGCATTAACAGATCCAACACCCAAATATCCCACCAGCAGAACACCTGCTGACTTAGCTTCTGCTAATGGACACAAAGGAATTTCCGGCTTTCTTGCAGAATCTGCTTTGAGTGCCCACCTTTCTTCTCTGAATTTGGAAAAGCAGGATGGCAAGGCTGCAGAATGTTCTGGAACACAAGCATCAGAGACAGTTTCAGGCTGTAATGCAACTCCAGTCAATGATGCTGACTTACCAAGTGGACTGCCCCTGAAGAATTCATTGGCTGCTGTTTGTAATGCTACTCAAGCTGCTGCTCGTATTCACCAAGTCTTCAGAGTTCAGTCTTTCCAAAAGAAGCAGTTAAAAGAGTATGGTGATGATAAATTGGGAATGTCACATGAGCGTGCTCTTTCACTTATTGCAGTCAAGTCACAGAAGGCAGGACAATATGATGAGCCTGTTCATGCTGCAATACGAATTCAGAACAAGTTCCGTGGTTGGAAGGGTAGAAAAGAATTTTTGATAATCCGGCAGCGAATTGTTAAAATTCAGGTGCATACATTGTTCTCTCTTGattttctgctctttttttctGTATTACTCACCTACGTAACTTTCTCTGactagttttttccttttacaaAGCATATAACTCTTGAAATCTaaccttgagtttttttttctggtgaaGGCCCATGTCAGAGGCCACCAGGTCAGGAAAAACTACAGGAAGATAATTTGGTCTGTAGGCATTCTGGATAAGATTATCTTACGTTGGAGACGGAAAGGAAGTGGTTTGCGTGGCTTCAAATCTGAAGCACTTACTGATGGTTCCAGCATGCAAGTTGTCCCGTCAAAGGATGACGATGATGATTTCCTTAAAGAAGGCAGAAGGCAAACAGAAGAAAGATCACAAATAGCCCTTGCAAGGGTGAAATCCATGCATCAGAATCCAGAGGCAAGAGAACAATATTGCAGGCTGCGCAATGTTGTTGCTGAGATCCAGGAGGCCAAGGTAacagattattatttttattctttttccttgCTAGTTGCTTGACAGTTGTTTGCATTGGAGACAACAGTGAAGGGTTGTCATCACACTAGAACTTTCTAAAATACTATTCATTATATTAGCCGCTGGGGGATGCACAGTCCTCTTCAGTATGCTATGCAAGTCAGGTTTTTGTTGGTACTTTGGTAGAACATTGTTGGAACTAAACAGTTTATGATGAGCAGactaggtttttatttttatctagaaaGCGATCAGTGGACTAGGTTGGAAACCAAGGGAGATGACAATGAATTTTTCAAATCTCCTCCACTTTTATAGTGCAGAATGAGATTCACATGATCTGTGGACATGTAAACCAAGGGGAAAATGTTTTCCTGAATTTCAGAAGTGGTGGTTTCAATGACAACCATGAGCTCTCAAAGAGATGAAGCAAACACTGTTTTGTTAATCTGATTGGTTTTATGATCTGTAAATCTTACAGGCTATGGGCGAATGGGCTAACAATTCTGAAGTGATGGCTGAGTTTGATGACCTGGTCGATCTTGGAACGTTAATGGATGATGACTCTTTCATGCCTTCAAATTCTTGAGCCGACCCGGTTATCCCATTTGAATAGAAGCtgaaatttgtttgtaaatGTTGTCCCTATTGAGTCTCCTAATTATTAACTGAAGTAGGTTAGGAATGTATCAGATGGAAGCAGTAGTGCTGTATTGTCTTGGTGTCTGTCTTTATGC
This Populus alba chromosome 7, ASM523922v2, whole genome shotgun sequence DNA region includes the following protein-coding sequences:
- the LOC118043579 gene encoding calmodulin-binding transcription activator 3 isoform X2; translated protein: MDIQQILVEAQNRWLRPAEICEILSNYQRFRIAPEPAHMPPSGSLFLFDRKVLRYFRKDGHNWRKKKDGKTVKEAHERLKSGSVDVLHCYYAHGEDNENFQRRSYWLLEEELSHIVLVHYREVKGTRTNFNRIKEHEECIPYSQETEDTMPGSEMDTSVSSSFHPNGYQVPSRTTDTTSMNSAQASEYEDAESVYNNQASSRFHSFLEVQKPAMERIDTGSSVHYDHMTFSSNYQGKLSAVPGMDFISLAQVDKTKETNGTESACEPQKVTDLPSWEDVLENCASGIESVPFQTLLSQDDTVGIIPKQEDGILEKLLTNSFDKREDIGSHILDQEAWQSMEGVSSHLLKWSMDEKLLLDSGYDLTARFPDQQLDSGNLINTLEPFCTQENDLHFQNDIQIKPANADHGMTLEGKSMHSSLVKHHILDGSGTEGLKKLDSFTRWMSKELGDVEPQVQSSSGSYWITAESENGVDDSSNPSQGNLDAYLLSPSVSQDQLFSIIDFSPNWAYADTEIKVLIMGRFLKGREAAENCQWSIMFGEVEVPAEVIADGVLRCNTPLHKAGRIPFYVTCSNRVACSEVREFEYLSHTQDITYNYSDSVTEDLNMRFGKLLSLSSVSPSKYDSSSVDEILSSKINSLLNEDNETWDQMFKLTSEEGFSSEKVKEQLVQKLLKEQLHVWLLQKASEGGKGPSVLDEGGQGVLHFAAALGYDWALEPTIVAGVSVNFRDVNGWTALHWAASYGRERTVASLIHLGAAPGALTDPTPKYPTSRTPADLASANGHKGISGFLAESALSAHLSSLNLEKQDGKAAECSGTQASETVSGCNATPVNDADLPSGLPLKNSLAAVCNATQAAARIHQVFRVQSFQKKQLKEYGDDKLGMSHERALSLIAVKSQKAGQYDEPVHAAIRIQNKFRGWKGRKEFLIIRQRIVKIQAHVRGHQVRKNYRKIIWSVGILDKIILRWRRKGSGLRGFKSEALTDGSSMQVVPSKDDDDDFLKEGRRQTEERSQIALARVKSMHQNPEAREQYCRLRNVVAEIQEAKAMGEWANNSEVMAEFDDLVDLGTLMDDDSFMPSNS
- the LOC118043579 gene encoding calmodulin-binding transcription activator 3 isoform X1 is translated as MAETRRYPLGNQLDIQQILVEAQNRWLRPAEICEILSNYQRFRIAPEPAHMPPSGSLFLFDRKVLRYFRKDGHNWRKKKDGKTVKEAHERLKSGSVDVLHCYYAHGEDNENFQRRSYWLLEEELSHIVLVHYREVKGTRTNFNRIKEHEECIPYSQETEDTMPGSEMDTSVSSSFHPNGYQVPSRTTDTTSMNSAQASEYEDAESVYNNQASSRFHSFLEVQKPAMERIDTGSSVHYDHMTFSSNYQGKLSAVPGMDFISLAQVDKTKETNGTESACEPQKVTDLPSWEDVLENCASGIESVPFQTLLSQDDTVGIIPKQEDGILEKLLTNSFDKREDIGSHILDQEAWQSMEGVSSHLLKWSMDEKLLLDSGYDLTARFPDQQLDSGNLINTLEPFCTQENDLHFQNDIQIKPANADHGMTLEGKSMHSSLVKHHILDGSGTEGLKKLDSFTRWMSKELGDVEPQVQSSSGSYWITAESENGVDDSSNPSQGNLDAYLLSPSVSQDQLFSIIDFSPNWAYADTEIKVLIMGRFLKGREAAENCQWSIMFGEVEVPAEVIADGVLRCNTPLHKAGRIPFYVTCSNRVACSEVREFEYLSHTQDITYNYSDSVTEDLNMRFGKLLSLSSVSPSKYDSSSVDEILSSKINSLLNEDNETWDQMFKLTSEEGFSSEKVKEQLVQKLLKEQLHVWLLQKASEGGKGPSVLDEGGQGVLHFAAALGYDWALEPTIVAGVSVNFRDVNGWTALHWAASYGRERTVASLIHLGAAPGALTDPTPKYPTSRTPADLASANGHKGISGFLAESALSAHLSSLNLEKQDGKAAECSGTQASETVSGCNATPVNDADLPSGLPLKNSLAAVCNATQAAARIHQVFRVQSFQKKQLKEYGDDKLGMSHERALSLIAVKSQKAGQYDEPVHAAIRIQNKFRGWKGRKEFLIIRQRIVKIQAHVRGHQVRKNYRKIIWSVGILDKIILRWRRKGSGLRGFKSEALTDGSSMQVVPSKDDDDDFLKEGRRQTEERSQIALARVKSMHQNPEAREQYCRLRNVVAEIQEAKAMGEWANNSEVMAEFDDLVDLGTLMDDDSFMPSNS
- the LOC118043579 gene encoding calmodulin-binding transcription activator 3 isoform X3, producing the protein MPPSGSLFLFDRKVLRYFRKDGHNWRKKKDGKTVKEAHERLKSGSVDVLHCYYAHGEDNENFQRRSYWLLEEELSHIVLVHYREVKGTRTNFNRIKEHEECIPYSQETEDTMPGSEMDTSVSSSFHPNGYQVPSRTTDTTSMNSAQASEYEDAESVYNNQASSRFHSFLEVQKPAMERIDTGSSVHYDHMTFSSNYQGKLSAVPGMDFISLAQVDKTKETNGTESACEPQKVTDLPSWEDVLENCASGIESVPFQTLLSQDDTVGIIPKQEDGILEKLLTNSFDKREDIGSHILDQEAWQSMEGVSSHLLKWSMDEKLLLDSGYDLTARFPDQQLDSGNLINTLEPFCTQENDLHFQNDIQIKPANADHGMTLEGKSMHSSLVKHHILDGSGTEGLKKLDSFTRWMSKELGDVEPQVQSSSGSYWITAESENGVDDSSNPSQGNLDAYLLSPSVSQDQLFSIIDFSPNWAYADTEIKVLIMGRFLKGREAAENCQWSIMFGEVEVPAEVIADGVLRCNTPLHKAGRIPFYVTCSNRVACSEVREFEYLSHTQDITYNYSDSVTEDLNMRFGKLLSLSSVSPSKYDSSSVDEILSSKINSLLNEDNETWDQMFKLTSEEGFSSEKVKEQLVQKLLKEQLHVWLLQKASEGGKGPSVLDEGGQGVLHFAAALGYDWALEPTIVAGVSVNFRDVNGWTALHWAASYGRERTVASLIHLGAAPGALTDPTPKYPTSRTPADLASANGHKGISGFLAESALSAHLSSLNLEKQDGKAAECSGTQASETVSGCNATPVNDADLPSGLPLKNSLAAVCNATQAAARIHQVFRVQSFQKKQLKEYGDDKLGMSHERALSLIAVKSQKAGQYDEPVHAAIRIQNKFRGWKGRKEFLIIRQRIVKIQAHVRGHQVRKNYRKIIWSVGILDKIILRWRRKGSGLRGFKSEALTDGSSMQVVPSKDDDDDFLKEGRRQTEERSQIALARVKSMHQNPEAREQYCRLRNVVAEIQEAKAMGEWANNSEVMAEFDDLVDLGTLMDDDSFMPSNS